The following are encoded in a window of Verrucomicrobiia bacterium genomic DNA:
- a CDS encoding cation diffusion facilitator family transporter gives MTRYAWLSIGAAGVTIGLKTSAFFITGSIGLLSDALESLVNLAGAIMALIVLAIAARPPDEDHAYGHGKAEYFSSGAEGTMIVVAAVSIAAAALNRLLFPQPLQDLGLGLVISVVASGINLAVALVLGRAGRTHRSITLEANASHLMTDVWTSVAVLVGVGAVGLSGWQWLDPVIAMAMAINIMRTGWLIVRRSILGLMDTALPAEDQKLIQEVLAPYRERGLQFHALRTRQSGARQFVSMHVLVPGTWTVQQGHDWLEKLEADLRARLPAATVFTHLEPIEDPCSWEDTHLERTSTTANSTAEAPPAPSI, from the coding sequence TTGACTCGTTATGCCTGGTTGTCCATTGGCGCAGCAGGAGTAACCATTGGACTGAAGACCAGCGCTTTTTTCATCACTGGCTCCATCGGTTTGCTATCTGATGCCCTGGAATCACTGGTTAATTTAGCGGGTGCAATCATGGCCTTGATCGTGCTGGCCATTGCCGCCCGCCCCCCCGATGAAGACCATGCCTACGGTCATGGCAAAGCAGAGTATTTTTCCAGCGGGGCTGAAGGTACGATGATTGTGGTGGCGGCGGTCAGCATCGCGGCAGCGGCGCTCAACCGCCTGCTATTTCCACAGCCCTTGCAAGACCTTGGCCTGGGCTTGGTCATCAGCGTGGTGGCCTCGGGAATTAACCTGGCCGTGGCCCTCGTCCTGGGCCGGGCTGGGCGCACCCATCGTTCCATTACCCTCGAGGCCAATGCCAGTCATCTGATGACTGACGTTTGGACCTCGGTGGCCGTCTTGGTGGGGGTGGGCGCAGTGGGACTGAGCGGCTGGCAATGGTTAGACCCAGTGATCGCCATGGCCATGGCCATCAACATCATGCGCACAGGCTGGTTGATTGTACGGCGTTCCATCCTTGGCCTCATGGACACCGCCCTGCCCGCTGAAGATCAAAAACTGATTCAAGAAGTGCTGGCTCCTTACCGCGAGCGTGGCCTCCAATTCCATGCCTTGCGCACGCGACAATCCGGCGCCCGGCAGTTTGTTTCCATGCATGTCTTGGTGCCCGGAACCTGGACGGTGCAGCAGGGGCATGACTGGCTGGAAAAATTGGAGGCCGATTTAAGGGCACGTCTGCCCGCCGCCACCGTGTTCACACACCTGGAACCCATTGAAGATCCCTGCTCCTGGGAGGATACCCACCTTGAGCGGACCTCGACCACAGCAAACTCGACCGCCGAGGCGCCGCCGGCGCCCTCGATTTGA
- a CDS encoding PIN domain-containing protein, producing the protein MNNWVFLDASFWIALRDMREPAHSQAVAMTRQLLSMRQGFVFTSFILAETYAYFSRSLKMRLQILDDAEKNPVMRWEPVLAEDEQEARRLLRRYADKSFSYCDAVSFALMRRLGLERAATFDKHFRQIGGFGIIGPPQSYLEED; encoded by the coding sequence ATGAATAATTGGGTTTTTTTGGACGCCTCCTTTTGGATTGCTTTAAGAGACATGCGCGAGCCTGCACACAGCCAGGCCGTCGCCATGACGCGGCAGCTTTTAAGCATGCGTCAGGGGTTTGTATTCACCAGTTTTATTCTGGCCGAGACTTACGCCTATTTTTCCCGCTCGCTCAAAATGCGCCTGCAGATCCTTGATGATGCAGAGAAAAACCCGGTAATGCGCTGGGAACCCGTACTGGCCGAGGACGAACAGGAAGCCCGCCGTCTTTTACGCAGGTATGCCGACAAAAGTTTTAGTTATTGCGACGCCGTGTCGTTTGCATTGATGCGCCGCCTGGGTTTGGAGCGTGCGGCCACTTTTGACAAACATTTTCGACAAATCGGCGGCTTTGGCATCATCGGCCCTCCGCAATCATATTTGGAAGAGGACTGA
- a CDS encoding valine--tRNA ligase — MSEIPKAYEPQAVEGKWYQYWMSQGCFTANPNSSKPAYSIVIPPPNVTGVLHMGHVLNNTIQDILSRRARMQGKEVLWLPGTDHAGIATQAVVEKNLRKQGIMKHRDDLGREKFLEYVWAWKEKHGGIIIEQLKKLGCSCDWTRERFTMDSEYSKCVQKVFVELYRKGLIYRGKRMVNWDPAARTALSDEEVEWIEEKGHLWHIKYPVLDESGNPKADAHVVVATTRPETMLGDEAVAVHPEDERYRHLHGKRLLLPLQNKSIPVITDELVDPKFGTGCVKVTPAHDPADYEMAVRHHLPFTVVIGPDGVMTDAAGDDFAGMDRMEARQAVIEELTGLGLLVKTEDYVHNVGYSQRSHVPIEPYLSEQWFLKYPSVEPSLRVVEEGRLQFHPSRWVKTYTHWMRNLKDWCISRQLWWGHRVPVWYHKSKPEIYCDIQPPPDPENWNQDPDVLDTWFSSWLWPFATMGWPDNTDTLKKFYPTTDLVTGPDIIFFWVARMIMAGYEFMGEMPFRNVYFTGIIRDKLGRKMSKSLGNSPEPLELIAKYGADALRFGTMRGAPLGQDVLFDEKDVELGRNFCNKLWNACRFRQMQGGESEAEINPALLSSDDIWILLRLDAAIREVSTALEEYHFNEAANVLYRFFWNEYCDWYIEASKAVLQGADQARKANTLAVIDFVLSHALRLFHPFLPFITEELWHGMGFNADMPDRQGGKTIMFAPWPKPLDEDFKEHYRLRPELAAFTENKYELVRQGRNLKREANIAPAKKVQFVLKPETEIPAEEAVVIKLLLNAQEFLVQPAYQPPKGTPSARTPLGDLYLLLAGAVDVEAEKARLQKELDKIQREIDKILEKLHNPQFTQKVPPHILAEQQRRLAEWEAKKQKAADAIQALTT, encoded by the coding sequence ATGTCTGAAATTCCTAAAGCCTACGAACCTCAAGCCGTTGAAGGCAAATGGTATCAGTACTGGATGTCCCAAGGCTGTTTTACAGCCAATCCGAATTCCTCCAAGCCAGCGTATTCCATCGTCATTCCGCCGCCCAATGTGACGGGAGTGCTGCACATGGGGCACGTCCTGAATAATACCATTCAAGATATCCTGAGCCGGCGCGCTCGCATGCAAGGCAAGGAAGTGCTTTGGCTGCCCGGCACTGACCACGCCGGCATTGCCACCCAGGCCGTGGTGGAGAAAAACCTGCGCAAACAGGGCATCATGAAGCACCGCGATGATCTGGGCCGCGAAAAATTCCTCGAATATGTCTGGGCGTGGAAGGAGAAGCACGGGGGCATCATCATTGAGCAGCTCAAAAAACTGGGGTGCTCGTGCGACTGGACGCGCGAGCGATTCACCATGGATTCCGAGTATTCCAAATGTGTTCAGAAGGTTTTTGTCGAGTTGTACCGCAAAGGTTTGATCTACCGCGGCAAGCGCATGGTGAACTGGGACCCGGCCGCGCGGACGGCCTTGTCTGACGAGGAGGTGGAATGGATCGAGGAAAAGGGACATCTCTGGCATATCAAATATCCCGTACTGGATGAGTCAGGTAACCCCAAAGCGGACGCCCATGTCGTGGTGGCCACCACCCGTCCCGAAACCATGTTGGGCGACGAAGCCGTGGCGGTCCATCCTGAGGATGAGCGCTACCGCCATTTGCATGGCAAAAGACTGCTTCTGCCGCTGCAAAACAAGTCCATCCCGGTCATCACCGATGAATTGGTGGATCCAAAATTCGGCACGGGGTGTGTTAAAGTCACACCCGCCCATGATCCGGCGGACTATGAAATGGCGGTACGCCACCACCTGCCTTTTACGGTGGTCATCGGCCCCGACGGCGTCATGACTGACGCAGCAGGCGACGATTTTGCCGGCATGGACCGCATGGAAGCCCGCCAGGCCGTTATCGAGGAACTCACAGGTTTGGGACTGTTGGTTAAAACAGAGGATTACGTCCACAATGTGGGCTATAGTCAACGCAGTCATGTGCCCATTGAACCTTACCTGAGCGAGCAGTGGTTCTTGAAATATCCCAGCGTGGAGCCTTCACTCAGGGTGGTGGAGGAAGGCCGACTGCAATTCCATCCCAGCCGCTGGGTTAAAACCTACACCCACTGGATGCGCAATCTAAAGGACTGGTGCATCAGCCGCCAGTTGTGGTGGGGGCATCGCGTGCCCGTGTGGTATCACAAGTCGAAACCTGAAATCTACTGTGACATCCAGCCCCCGCCTGATCCCGAAAACTGGAACCAGGACCCCGATGTGTTGGATACCTGGTTTAGTTCCTGGCTCTGGCCCTTTGCAACCATGGGCTGGCCGGATAATACCGACACGCTGAAAAAGTTTTATCCCACCACGGACCTCGTTACCGGCCCCGACATCATCTTTTTCTGGGTGGCGCGCATGATCATGGCCGGTTACGAATTCATGGGCGAAATGCCCTTCCGCAACGTCTATTTCACCGGCATCATCCGCGACAAGCTGGGCCGCAAGATGAGTAAAAGCCTGGGCAATTCCCCCGAGCCGTTGGAGTTGATTGCCAAATACGGCGCTGATGCCCTGCGCTTTGGCACCATGCGCGGTGCTCCACTCGGCCAGGATGTTCTTTTTGATGAAAAAGACGTGGAACTGGGCCGTAACTTTTGCAACAAGCTGTGGAACGCCTGTCGCTTCCGGCAAATGCAGGGAGGTGAATCTGAAGCAGAGATCAATCCCGCCCTGCTTTCCTCTGATGACATCTGGATTTTACTGCGCCTTGACGCAGCCATTCGCGAAGTCAGTACCGCTCTCGAAGAGTATCATTTCAATGAAGCCGCCAACGTCTTATATCGTTTCTTCTGGAACGAATACTGCGATTGGTACATCGAAGCCAGCAAAGCCGTGCTGCAAGGCGCAGACCAGGCGCGCAAGGCCAATACCCTGGCTGTCATTGACTTCGTTCTTTCCCATGCCCTCCGCCTGTTTCATCCGTTTCTGCCGTTCATCACCGAAGAACTGTGGCATGGCATGGGCTTTAATGCCGACATGCCTGACCGGCAGGGCGGCAAAACCATCATGTTTGCCCCGTGGCCCAAACCGTTGGATGAAGATTTTAAGGAGCATTACCGACTGCGTCCCGAGCTGGCCGCCTTTACGGAAAACAAATACGAACTGGTACGTCAGGGCCGCAACCTCAAGCGCGAAGCCAATATCGCCCCTGCAAAAAAAGTCCAGTTTGTCCTGAAACCCGAAACTGAAATCCCCGCGGAAGAGGCGGTGGTCATTAAGCTGCTATTGAACGCCCAGGAATTTCTCGTCCAACCCGCATATCAACCTCCCAAAGGCACCCCTTCGGCGCGCACTCCGCTGGGCGACCTGTATCTGCTTTTGGCCGGCGCGGTGGATGTCGAAGCGGAAAAAGCCCGCCTCCAAAAAGAGTTGGATAAAATCCAACGGGAAATTGATAAGATCTTGGAGAAGCTCCACAATCCTCAATTCACCCAGAAAGTGCCGCCTCATATCCTGGCGGAGCAGCAACGTCGTCTGGCCGAATGGGAAGCTAAAAAGCAAAAAGCCGCGGATGCGATTCAGGCCTTGACCACCTAG
- the cimA gene encoding citramalate synthase has product MKKPAVEIYDTTLRDGTQGEGINLSAADKLRIAERLDAFGIQYIEGGWPGSNPKDMEFFQQAARRKYKNAKIAAFSMTRRKGMPVERDELMIQLLEAETPVVTIVGKTWLLHVTEVLRATPDENLAMIADTIRFFKDHGKTVFYDAEHSFDGYKNEPEYALATWQAAEKAGADCVILCDTNGGCLPSEIKRITEIAKGRLTVPIGIHTHNDCGFGVANAIAAVEAGATQVQGTINGYGERTGNCNLTSVIPTLHFKMGMVCVPPASLPKLRELSLFVDEIANVRPDPRQPWVGATAFAHKGGMHVHAVERVAQSYEHIAPESVGNTRKVLVSDLSGRSNIYWKARELGFKVTPDTAELKAVLNEIKRLESEGYEFEAAEASLALLIRKHLQQTSLPFHVEGYHVSIRGQNGQSTCEATIKVRVKDRIAHTVAEGDGPVNALDGALRQALVKFFPHLEKVTLVDYKVRIINTAAGTAAKTRVLITSSDGHKEWGTVGVSENIITASLQALVDSMEYALQKIQK; this is encoded by the coding sequence ATGAAAAAACCGGCAGTGGAAATCTACGACACCACCCTGCGGGACGGCACGCAGGGCGAAGGCATCAATTTGTCCGCGGCAGACAAGCTGAGGATCGCGGAGCGGTTGGACGCCTTCGGCATTCAGTATATTGAGGGGGGCTGGCCCGGCAGCAACCCCAAGGACATGGAGTTTTTTCAGCAGGCGGCCCGACGCAAATACAAAAATGCCAAAATCGCCGCCTTTAGCATGACCCGGCGCAAAGGGATGCCCGTAGAACGCGATGAGTTGATGATTCAACTGTTGGAAGCGGAAACCCCCGTGGTCACGATTGTGGGCAAAACCTGGCTGTTGCACGTAACGGAGGTGCTGCGTGCCACGCCGGACGAAAATCTGGCCATGATCGCCGACACCATTCGTTTCTTCAAGGACCATGGGAAAACGGTCTTTTATGATGCTGAGCACTCTTTTGACGGCTATAAAAACGAGCCGGAGTATGCGCTTGCGACTTGGCAGGCCGCCGAGAAAGCCGGTGCCGATTGTGTCATATTGTGCGATACCAACGGCGGCTGTCTGCCATCCGAAATCAAGCGCATTACTGAGATTGCCAAAGGCCGCCTTACGGTGCCAATTGGCATTCATACGCATAACGATTGTGGTTTTGGGGTGGCCAATGCAATTGCCGCTGTCGAAGCCGGAGCCACCCAGGTACAGGGCACCATCAATGGCTACGGTGAGCGTACGGGTAATTGTAATCTGACCAGCGTCATCCCCACCCTGCACTTCAAAATGGGAATGGTCTGCGTGCCTCCAGCTTCGCTGCCGAAGTTACGCGAGCTTTCGCTGTTTGTGGATGAAATCGCCAATGTGCGGCCGGATCCGCGTCAGCCTTGGGTGGGTGCCACAGCGTTTGCGCACAAAGGCGGTATGCACGTGCATGCTGTGGAGCGGGTGGCCCAGAGTTACGAGCACATTGCGCCGGAATCTGTGGGAAATACCCGCAAGGTGTTGGTCAGTGATTTGTCCGGCCGCTCGAATATCTATTGGAAAGCCCGGGAGCTGGGATTCAAGGTCACTCCCGACACTGCAGAACTAAAGGCCGTTCTGAATGAAATCAAAAGACTGGAGAGCGAGGGGTATGAATTTGAGGCCGCCGAGGCCTCGCTGGCTTTGCTCATCCGCAAGCATTTGCAGCAGACCTCCCTGCCCTTCCATGTGGAGGGCTACCACGTGTCAATTCGCGGCCAAAACGGTCAATCAACTTGTGAGGCTACGATCAAAGTACGGGTCAAGGACCGGATCGCCCATACCGTTGCCGAGGGAGACGGGCCGGTGAATGCCTTGGATGGCGCATTGCGTCAGGCCTTGGTGAAGTTTTTCCCGCACTTGGAGAAAGTCACCTTGGTGGATTACAAGGTGCGTATTATCAACACCGCCGCCGGCACTGCGGCCAAAACCCGCGTCTTAATCACTTCCTCCGATGGCCATAAAGAGTGGGGAACTGTGGGGGTCAGTGAAAACATCATCACCGCTTCGCTTCAAGCCTTGGTGGACAGCATGGAATACGCGCTGCAAAAAATTCAAAAATAA
- a CDS encoding MoxR family ATPase — translation MSTSLMADADQRITVEAIERLTARRKALMDELGKVIVGQREVIDNVLLTIFCGGHSLVMGVPGLAKTLLVRSLGRVLDMSFSRIQFTPDLMPADITGTDIIQDDPETGRRKVEFLKGPIFANLILADEINRTPPKTQAAMLQVMQEREVTVGNTTYPLPQPFHVFATQNPIEMEGTYVLPEAQADRFMFNIITRYPSNEEEEQVVLNTTGTAIPDLKPVLNAAEVLEIQKLIRAVPASTEVVRYAVRLVSRTRPDDPAAPKYIKEFVRWGASPRASQYLILGAKARAAVSGKLCADYEGVRSVARQVLSHRILINFNARAQKVSVPELIEKLLADVKP, via the coding sequence ATGAGCACGTCCCTGATGGCCGATGCAGACCAACGCATAACCGTCGAAGCCATTGAACGTTTAACGGCCCGGCGCAAGGCTTTAATGGACGAATTGGGCAAGGTGATTGTCGGCCAGCGGGAGGTAATTGACAACGTCCTCCTAACAATTTTCTGCGGCGGCCATTCTCTCGTCATGGGTGTGCCCGGCCTCGCCAAAACATTGCTGGTGCGCTCCTTGGGGCGTGTTCTGGATATGTCCTTCAGCCGCATCCAATTCACTCCGGATCTCATGCCGGCCGATATCACCGGCACCGACATCATTCAGGACGACCCTGAAACCGGCCGCCGCAAAGTCGAATTCCTCAAAGGCCCCATCTTTGCCAACCTCATTCTGGCCGATGAAATCAATCGCACCCCTCCCAAAACTCAGGCCGCCATGCTTCAGGTGATGCAGGAACGGGAAGTTACTGTGGGCAACACCACCTATCCCCTGCCCCAACCCTTTCACGTTTTCGCCACCCAAAACCCCATCGAAATGGAGGGCACGTACGTTCTACCCGAAGCCCAGGCCGATCGTTTCATGTTTAATATTATCACCCGCTACCCTTCCAACGAGGAAGAGGAACAAGTGGTGTTGAACACCACGGGCACAGCCATCCCCGATCTCAAGCCAGTGCTCAATGCGGCGGAAGTCCTGGAGATTCAAAAACTAATCCGGGCCGTCCCCGCCTCCACGGAGGTGGTGCGATACGCCGTCCGTCTGGTCTCCCGCACCCGCCCCGATGACCCTGCCGCCCCTAAATACATCAAAGAATTCGTCCGTTGGGGCGCCAGTCCCCGCGCATCCCAGTACCTCATCCTGGGGGCCAAAGCCCGGGCGGCGGTCTCTGGCAAACTTTGCGCTGATTATGAAGGCGTCCGCTCCGTCGCCCGTCAGGTGCTCAGTCATCGCATCTTGATCAATTTTAATGCCCGAGCCCAGAAAGTTTCTGTCCCTGAATTGATTGAAAAACTGCTCGCCGACGTAAAACCATAA
- a CDS encoding O-antigen ligase family protein, with the protein MQVDTQRIDGVLEKVCLALLCLILVYSTLAFGAVRATEFAVVTGLVLLALAVWLVRLWLSPVPRLLWPPVCWLVLLFTGYTLVRAHYATVQFEAWEEALRVGVFAVFFLWVLNNLYRQEASRWVTLCLSLLAVGISLYAIVQFVTGDTMVWHLFKPAQYAQRGSGTFAYPNHLAGYLTLLLPLAITFTLAGRLNYPTRIITGYAALIMVGGIAVTLSRGGWVAAFITLVLLAAMLFALRQYRIPALIILVVVFVAGIWFYGQAQEKIKKRVAAAFVRGHDRDPRWRLWEAGFQLWQDSPYWGHGPAHFDLVYPKYRQPVNHTQLRPNFALNEYVNTLVDYGAVGYGILTLAVAFGLGGGWRAWRALSHSTHQEELRGGKRAFLMGAGIGWIGLLLACVTDFHFHLPAIALTAFALLALMCGHLRFATERYWITLSRPTLVLFSLFVVMAGGFLGVRAWRSAEHAYWQRRADQAETGTEQLAALHRAWESQPSSHWVAHQIGEYHRRKSWKQEGDYVKQARIAMEWFQRTIELNPLDSYALIRLGMCHDWLGEHEKAEPYFLRAVELDPNNYYTLANMGWHYFQRRQYRRSKVWFAASIRLNWWDNPTAYTYYRAAERYWDEKP; encoded by the coding sequence ATGCAAGTGGACACTCAACGCATAGATGGAGTGCTGGAAAAAGTGTGTCTAGCGCTTCTGTGTCTCATTTTGGTCTATTCCACCCTGGCTTTTGGCGCGGTGCGGGCCACGGAATTTGCCGTGGTGACCGGCCTGGTGCTGCTGGCCCTGGCGGTCTGGCTGGTGCGCCTATGGCTTTCCCCAGTGCCCCGGCTCCTGTGGCCTCCCGTGTGTTGGCTGGTATTGCTATTCACTGGTTACACGCTGGTGCGTGCTCATTACGCCACGGTTCAATTTGAGGCTTGGGAAGAAGCCCTGCGGGTGGGGGTATTTGCCGTCTTCTTCCTCTGGGTTCTCAACAATCTTTACCGGCAGGAGGCGAGCCGTTGGGTCACGTTGTGCCTGAGTCTGCTGGCGGTGGGCATCTCCCTTTATGCCATTGTGCAATTCGTCACGGGCGACACCATGGTTTGGCACTTGTTCAAACCGGCCCAATATGCCCAGCGCGGGAGCGGCACCTTTGCCTATCCGAATCACCTCGCGGGCTACCTGACGCTGCTTCTGCCCCTGGCAATCACCTTCACTTTGGCGGGCAGACTTAACTACCCCACGCGCATCATCACGGGATATGCCGCGCTAATCATGGTGGGGGGCATCGCTGTCACCCTGTCCCGAGGAGGCTGGGTCGCGGCTTTCATCACCCTGGTGCTGCTGGCCGCCATGCTGTTTGCCCTGCGCCAATACCGCATTCCCGCTTTAATCATTTTGGTCGTTGTTTTTGTGGCCGGAATCTGGTTTTACGGTCAGGCCCAGGAAAAAATTAAGAAGCGGGTGGCTGCGGCGTTTGTTCGTGGTCATGACCGTGACCCAAGATGGCGCCTCTGGGAAGCCGGATTCCAGTTGTGGCAGGACAGCCCCTACTGGGGCCATGGCCCGGCCCATTTTGACCTGGTCTATCCCAAATACCGTCAACCGGTGAACCATACCCAGCTCCGGCCCAATTTTGCCCTCAACGAATATGTTAACACGCTGGTGGACTACGGGGCGGTTGGTTATGGCATTCTCACTCTGGCCGTGGCCTTTGGGCTGGGAGGGGGCTGGCGCGCGTGGCGCGCCTTGAGTCATTCCACCCACCAGGAAGAATTGCGGGGGGGCAAACGAGCCTTTCTCATGGGAGCTGGTATTGGCTGGATTGGATTATTGCTCGCCTGTGTTACTGATTTTCACTTTCACCTGCCGGCCATTGCTCTCACGGCTTTTGCCCTGTTGGCGCTTATGTGCGGACATTTGCGCTTCGCCACCGAACGCTATTGGATCACCTTAAGCCGGCCCACACTCGTGCTTTTCAGTCTGTTCGTCGTCATGGCGGGAGGTTTTCTCGGTGTTCGCGCCTGGCGCAGTGCCGAGCATGCCTATTGGCAACGGCGGGCAGACCAGGCGGAAACCGGCACAGAACAACTGGCTGCCTTGCATCGCGCCTGGGAAAGCCAGCCATCGAGCCATTGGGTGGCTCACCAAATTGGCGAATATCATCGCCGCAAGAGCTGGAAGCAGGAGGGCGACTACGTGAAGCAGGCGCGCATCGCGATGGAATGGTTTCAGCGAACCATAGAATTAAACCCGCTGGATTCCTATGCCTTGATTCGTTTGGGCATGTGCCATGATTGGCTGGGTGAACATGAAAAAGCCGAACCTTATTTTCTGCGAGCGGTGGAGCTGGATCCGAATAATTATTACACCCTGGCCAACATGGGATGGCACTATTTTCAACGCCGTCAATATCGCCGATCCAAGGTCTGGTTTGCGGCTTCCATCCGCCTGAACTGGTGGGACAACCCGACAGCTTATACCTACTATCGCGCGGCGGAGCGATACTGGGATGAGAAACCTTGA
- a CDS encoding carbon-nitrogen family hydrolase — translation MRVIALQYDIAWENQAANFDKVRQLLHRASPCPGALVVLPEMFATGFSMRVELVAEPESGPTEQFLSELARTLQCTIVGGKVSPGKDGKGRNEAVVFNDRGGLVARYAKQRTFNPGGEGQHYECGVHHAVVATGAWRWVPLVCYDLRFPELFRRAVREDVQLFVVIANWPLERLEHWHILLRARAIENQAFVVGVNRCGQSPQLAYGGGSLVVGPRGEVLAQAGDRETVLDLQLDLETLLAYRRNFPVLADMQGGQAG, via the coding sequence ATGCGCGTCATTGCCTTGCAATATGATATTGCTTGGGAAAACCAAGCAGCCAATTTTGACAAGGTACGGCAGTTGTTGCACCGGGCTAGCCCCTGCCCGGGGGCCTTGGTGGTTTTGCCCGAGATGTTTGCCACGGGCTTTTCCATGCGGGTCGAGCTGGTTGCCGAACCGGAGTCCGGCCCCACGGAGCAATTCCTTAGCGAGCTGGCTCGCACTTTGCAGTGTACCATTGTGGGGGGCAAGGTTTCGCCCGGCAAAGATGGCAAAGGCCGCAACGAGGCAGTCGTTTTCAACGACCGGGGCGGGCTAGTCGCGCGTTATGCCAAGCAACGCACCTTTAACCCCGGTGGCGAGGGGCAACATTACGAGTGCGGCGTGCATCATGCCGTGGTGGCCACAGGCGCATGGCGCTGGGTGCCCCTTGTTTGTTACGACCTGCGTTTCCCCGAGCTGTTTCGCCGCGCCGTTCGTGAAGACGTCCAGTTGTTTGTCGTCATTGCCAACTGGCCTTTGGAGCGGCTGGAGCACTGGCACATTCTTCTGCGCGCGCGGGCAATCGAAAACCAGGCTTTTGTTGTAGGTGTCAACCGCTGTGGCCAATCTCCCCAATTAGCCTATGGCGGCGGTTCTTTGGTGGTCGGCCCGCGCGGTGAGGTGTTGGCGCAGGCCGGTGATAGGGAAACGGTGCTGGACCTGCAACTCGACTTGGAAACCCTGCTTGCTTATCGCCGGAATTTCCCCGTTCTGGCTGACATGCAGGGGGGCCAGGCAGGCTAA